The window AAGGTTAAATCCTAATTATAACCCTGAATGGAATTTCACTCAATTAGGTGGTATGCATGGGTCTGTTGATCTTAATTTACCTAATGATGAAGAAGGTTATGCTGCATTGTCATTATCTATTCTAGAGAAATATGTGAATGATACAAGGTCTTTAATTAATTTATTTTATAGATTTGTTAGAAAACAGCCTATTAGATATTTTAATAATATTTTTACTAAAAAATTGATGGAATATATAGATATGAGAATAGATGAAGGAAATATTATTCTTTATATTTTAAACAAATACAAAGTTTATTGTGAGTGGTTCAATAAAGAAGAATTAATGCAAGAATATATGAATAACACTATTAGAGGAGAGGATTTATTAACTAGGGATTTGAGAAAATATTTATTTAATCAAGGTATTGATTTTCCATTTTCAGAGCCAAGCACTCCCTCAGGGAAACCGGATTTAATTTATGGTATTGATACTCAAGATCCATTGGCATTAGAAGTTAAATTATTTGGAGGTCAAAACAATTATAACAAAGATTATATTAAGAAAGGCTTTAAACAAGCATATCACTATGCAAAAGATTATAACAAAGAATATGGTTATTTGTTGATTTTTAATTTAGGAGAAAATATTTTATCATTTAATTTAAACAATAAAGACGACTTTCTATCGGTTCAATATGGTAATAAGATTATTTTTTTAATAGTGGTTAATCTGAATATTAATAAATCTGCAAGCCAGAATAAAAATTTAGAAAATGTTATTATTGATGAAAATTATTTAGTTTCATAGGAGGATTTTTAATGAAAATTGATTTTAAGGGATTAAATGAATTATCAAAAAGAGCAAAAAAACTTGATGGAGAGAATATTGTTTCTATAGATGAATTATTTTCAAAAGAGTTTTTAGAAAAATATTCTGCTTTCTCCAGTTTTGATGAAATGATTGATATGTCTGGTTTTAAATTAGAAAATGAAGAGGATTTTTCTAAACTTTCTGAAAATGAAGATTGGGAATTTTTTATTATAAAAAATACCTCATTTAATTCATTTGAAGAAATGGAAAATGAAGCTGCTAAAGAATATGTTTTTAATCAACTTTTCAAATAATTCTTTTTTAGAATTTTAAAAACATTTAAAAACTTAATACTATAACAAACTGTTCTATCCAAAATCTCCATCACACATCTCTTTATAAAAGCAATATTTACATAAAAATCCTTTTTCTTTCTTGAAATAATTCTTATCAATAGTCTCATACAAATTATCAACTATCGTCTCCACATAATCAAAGTCACCATCACCAATATCCTCTTTTGACTGTGACTTGAAGTAATCTCCACTATGAGAACCAAAATTAGCTATTCTATATGCGGCAGAACTTGTAAAGTAAATTCCTGCAGAGACAACATTAAGATCAAGATACTTGGATTCCAATAATATCTTATAAACACACAATTCCAATTTATATTTGTCAATATTCCTTGGCTTTCCGGTCTTATAATCAAAGATTATAAGTTCATCCCTACTATTCTTTATGACTATATCAACGATTCCATTCATATTGCTCTCATCATCAACAATGTACTCCTCAACGCTAAAGATCTCATAGCCATTTGAATATATGTCCTTGAAGAATTTCTCCAATCCACGTATATGGTCTTCCAGTTTTTCATCATATTCAAGGTTTAAGAACACATCATCAATCTCGTTTCCTTCCATTAATTCAATAGCTATTTCTTCAGCTATTTCATGAACTTCTGTTCCAAGGAGCATGTATTTATTTGCCTCTTCAGTTATCTCATCAATGTATCTGTATTTGAATTTACGAGGACATTCAATGAATGTATTGATTTTGGATTTGGATAAAGTCAATTTATTTGCCATAAGTTCACACCCTTTAATTATAACTATTGTTTTAATTGTTTAATAAAATTAAACTTTTTTTAACTTTTTCTATTTTTCCACTAAGTTTAAATACTAATTAATTTAAATTAATAATTAGACTTTATTTTAAAAATAAAACTCAAATAACTATCAAAATAAAAAATTAAAACTATACAATCATTATTTTCATATATGGTAAACTATACATAAAAAAATATAAAATCAAAGCAAAATAAATGATTATAATTTACATTTTAATTATATTATCTTAATTTAATTATTAAACTACAATCAACTTGTAAAATTGATTTTAAAGTGTAAATAACTCTTTAATTAACCAATAAGTTTATATGCTACTTTATTAATAGAATGCAACTATAAGGAGGAGAAAAAAAGTATTGGTGTAAAAAGATGAAGAGAATAGATAAGCCTGATGATAAATTTAGAAAAATAAGCCATAGTCAGCTTGGAAAGACAGTGCATAAATACTTTGGGCTTCCAGGCAAATTCATCGGAACCCTATTGAATGAAATACCAGATGGGGAAAATAAGGAAAAGAGAACTGATGGTGGATACAAGGTGGAATTGGATGGTGATGAAATGATAATTCTCATAGAGGATGAGAGTTCTGGAGTGAATAAGGAAGAATTATTGAAAATCTTCGGATACTCTGTAACAATGAGATATCTTTCTTCTTTGCCTGTCTTTTCTGTAATCACCACAACCGTTCCATTAGAGGGATGCGATCAGTATGTTTTCTCATCACCAACAAACAAGTTCTTGCCAATCATTATATCCTTCAATGAATTTGATGGCAATCAAAGATTGGAAAAAGCCAGAATTAAGGTAAGGAATAATGAATGGTGGAATGATGTTGAAGGGTATGACTTGGTGAACATTCCAAAGATGTTTGATGATGGAAACGACATGATTCTGGAAGAGGTTTGTGTATTGTTTTCTAAAATGAGAATGGAGAATAAATATATTAAATATGCATTGGGCAGATGTTTGAGATGTATGATCAGTAAGTACGCAATCACATTGGATGATGTGGCTCGATTGGAAGGAGTGATAGATATGTTTAAGTTGAAAGGAGATGCAGATGCTTATCTTGAAGAGATTCGTGAAGAAGGTAGAGTTGAAGGTAGAGTGGAAGGTAGAGTGGAAGAGAGAGTGGATTTGGCTAGAAAAATTGCTGAAAGATTAGGTATGGCTGAAGCTGTTGAAATCAGTGGATTAAGTGAAGATCAAATTCTAAACAGTCCGTAATCTTAATATGGATTGGAGGATATGGTTTTCCAATATGTTTGAGATGTATGATCAGTAAGTACGCAATCACATTGGATGATGTGGCTCGATTGGAAGGAGTGATAGATATGTTTAAGTTGAAAGGAGATGCGGATGCTTATCTTGAAGAGATTCGTGAAGAAGGTAGAGTGGAAGGTAGAGTGGATTTGGCTAGAAAAATTGCTGAAAGATTAGGCATGGCTGAAGCTGTTGAAATCAGTGGATTAAGTGAAGATCAAATTCTAAACAGCCCTTAATCAAAAACATTTATTAACTCCCATTACAATACTACTATTAAAGTAAAGGGAGGAATTAATATGCAATGCCCATTCTGTGGAGAACATGTAACAGGTGGAGACTTGACCTGCCCACATTGCGGAGCGGATCTAAGCTCCTTCGATGACGAATGTCCTTTTTGTGGTGTGCTTATAGATAGTTCTGAAATTCTTTGCCCTAATTGTGGGGTTAATATATGCGAGTATTGGTACGGTGAACGCTAATGGATAGGAAAGACATAATTATCATAATTCTCTCACTCATAATAATAGCTCTTCTAGCTATTGGCGCCTATAATCAGGCTAGAGAAGATCAAATCATATACCACACTGTAAACATAACAGATACATTTTCATTGGATGTTCCAATATCTGACAATGTAACAAAGACTCAAGTAAGCCCACATATGCATATTGTAAACGATTCCCAAAATGGAATTGAGATAACATCATTCAATATGGGAAATGAATCTACATTTGACCTGATAGAGGATGGGTCCCAATACATATACACACAGGAATCATATAAGCTTGGAGCTGAACAGATCACCTTGTCCAATCATACCGTATGGTACAATAGAAAAGATAAAAATTACATTGCATTCTTTTCTCCAGAGAATACAAATGACAATGTAATAATTGTATGCAAGGACAATGAAACCATGGCTCGTATGATCAGCACAGTCAGATATTGATTTTTTTCACTATTTTTATAATATTATAATCAAATTAAAATATTGTATGAACTTGAAATATTAAAATAAGGCTGTAAAATTAGAATTAAATTAAACTAACTAATTTAAATACTTGTTTCAACAAATTAAGATTAAACAATAATTTGTTGGAGGTGTTAAGGCAGTATTTCATATTTATGATTGCATTTTCAAGAATATCTTTGACACCTATCCTCAAGGGATATTGGACATTGTCAATGATGTGATTGCAGAAAACTTTCCAGAGCTGATTATGGACTTTTATCCAAAGGCATTTTGGAACACTTTTCCCCAAGAGATTCTTAATGCATGTCCTGATGATTTAATGAAAAACGATTTGTTCAGATTCAATTTCAAGCAGAAACTGGAAACTGAATTTTTCACAAAAGATGGAAAAAGATTTATTCCGGACTGTCCCTTTGACACTTTCGAGGATTTGGTCATTGGCCTTGAGTTCCAGTCATCAAGATTGGATTATAAAAGAAAAACAGTGTTTTACGAATATCAGGCCAATTTACATTTTAAGCATAAGAAAGATGTACGAATGGTTGTTTTTAGCACGGTTCACAATAATCACAAACTTTTCAGACATAGGGTAGGTCCTTGTGAAGAGTTTACTATGCTTATAATATCGTTAAAGGCTTTAAATCAAAAACAAACTTTAAATAATAGTTTATATAAAATAAGAAACAAGTTTAGGTTGTCAGATAAGGAAAAGGCTTTGTTTTTAGCAAGTCCGATGATGGATTCAAAGAATAAGGCTGAAGCTATAAATGTGCTTTTGAATAATTTTTACGGAATAAATGATATCTCTCATGAGGAATATGAGGATATGATCAAGATTGTATTGATTTATGCCAATAAATGGTGTTATAAGGAAGTTGAAAATAGTTATGGAGGTTCTGATATGGTTGTTTTGACTCCTGGCGCTCAAAAGCTTTATGAAAGATTAGTGAATGAAGGTATTGAGCAGGGTATTGAGCAGGGTATTGAGCAGGGTATTGAGCAAGGTATTGATATCATTGCTGTTAATATGATTAAGGAAGGTTTTTCATTGGAAGACACTTCTAGAGCCACAGGTTTGCCTAAAGCCAAGATTGCCCAGTTATGCAAATCTAAATAATTCTTTTTTAAATTTTTTCTTTTTTTACTTTTATATCATTGCAAACTTTTTTTAAAGAGCATTGGATTCAAAATGCTTAGATTTAATCCCTTTTGAAAAATTTTGATTAGAACATTACTTTCCACATGCTCTTGTTTTTTATTTATAAGCAATTAAATCCAACATTAATTTACATATGGTTAACTTTTTTTTAAAATGGGTTAATTTATTTAGGAGGCTTTCTATGAGAAGAATAGATGAATTAACTTCAGAAATCAATGAAGCTACCTTGCAACTGCAAATCATAAAGGAACAGATGAGCAAGCAATTCAAGGAAATCTGGAAACTTCAATGCAATAAGGAAATGGGAAAGGAGTACGATAAGGAAAGATATGATGATTTGATGTACAATCATAAGCTGCTTCAAATGAAAAGAAGACAGTTGATCACACATATAAATTACTTGAATAAAGAGTTCTTTGAAGTGTTGATGTAGATTACCTATTGGATTTAATTAAGAAAAAATATTAATATTAATTAAATTAAATATTTTCTTAATTAAAATCAATAATTTAACTTAAAAATATTATTTAATTAACCATTTTTTCAAGTATTTCATATCAAATTTCAGGGCCATAAAATGAATGATTTCTACAAGATAGCAAATGAGATTCTACAGATTCCAGAGGAAAACCTGTCATGGGAAGAGAGGTTAAATGAATTAGTCAAATTCAGAGCATATCTTAAAGAGTATTATGATTCATACAATGATGATTATCTCTCATTTTTAGAAAAAATAGGAAGCGAAAATGACTTGGAGGAAAAATACATTCTGGAATATGACTTCAAGAAGGAAGTTTTAAGCAAGGACTATGATTTGGATGGATTGAATTATCTTCTTGTAAATATTCTATTCAAATACAAATTGGCTATTGAAGACTATAATGAGTATGTAAATCTGCTTAAGGAAAAGCATGATGTAGAGCTTAAGGCAGATTGGGAGAAAATACTTTCGAAAAAGGATTTGGATTTGCTTGAAGCCTTAAGCTTATTGACATTTTTACAAAGATCTGATTATTGGGATTATGAGCATATGCCACTTTCCTATGCTATTTTTGATGGAACTATTGACAATATTCTAGAAAGCATTGAAAATCACATCGATAAGGAAAACATAGAGTTTTTAGAGATTTTTGTAAAATAATTACTTTTTTTTTTTTTAATTGACTTTAATATTCTAATTAAACTGTATTTTACGAAATGACTTTGTCATTACTTTTATTTTAGAAAAACTTTATATAGTTACAAATTAATATTATAATTGAAAAGGATTTATTTCCTTTAAAATACAAAACCTAAAAGTTTTGGCCGAATAAATTGTTATTTGAATTCTATTTAGAATTCATTTAACATTTTTTGAATAGTTTACTATTTTTAACTTTTTTTAAGCATTTTTAACATTTTTTCAAATGCCATAATCTCATTTTAACAAACTTATTATACCATTAAAAAAATATCTATAAGATAAGTGCATTAAACTTGACTGATGGAAATCAAATTGATTAACCGAATTAGTTAAAAACCATTGGAGGTTTTTCTATGGCAATATATAAATGTAGTGTCTGTGGACATGTATTTGATGAAGAAAAGGAAAACAAGTCTTTCAGTGAACTTGAAAGATGTCCTGTTTGTAAGCATCCAGCTAATGTATTCAATAAGGTTGTTGAAGGTTCTGGGGATTATAATGCTGAATCTACAGGTGAAGTTGTTGAAGGTTCTGGGGATTATAATGCTGAATCTACAGGTGAAGTTGTTGAAGGTTCAGGGAATCACAAGAATGGTGGGGATTCATTTTCTAGTTTGGAATATCCTAAAGAAACCGCACGTCTTGATGATTCAATTCCTCACATGTCTGATATTCATGAAATGGCTGTGACTGGAAATTCCATAATAGGGGCAATGGCAACTCAACTTCCTATGCCTGATTGGGATGATATGCTCATTATTGCAAATCAGCTCAATCCATTCCCTTTGGATGAGCATGCGGAAGTCAAGACAAGAACAGTCATTGGTAAAAATGCCAAAAAGCCAATGGTTCTTGAAAGTCCCATTTACATTTCTCACATGTCATTCGGAGCTTTGTCTTATGAAACTAAGATAGCTCTTGCCAAAGGAAGCGCAATGGCCAAGACTGCCATGTGCAGTGGTGAAGGGGGAATATTGGCTGATGAGATGGATAGCAGTTATAAGTATATTTTTGAATATGTTCCGAACCATTATAGCTTAACAAAAGAGAACTTATTGAATTGCGATGCAATTGAAATTAAAATAGGGCAGGGAACCAAACCTGGTATGGGAGGACATTTGCCTGCTGAAAAGATTACTGAAGAGATAGCGGAAATCAGGGGAAAACCTATGGGTGAGGATATTATAAGCCCATCATTATATGATGAGATCAAATCTAAGGAGGATTTGAAAGATCTTATAACTTATTTGCGTGAAGAATCTGATGGAAGGCCGATAGGTGTTAAAATTGCAGCAGGTAGGATTGAAGAGGATTTGGAATTCATATGCTTTGCTGAGCCTGACTTCATTACTATTGATGGCAGAGGAGGGGCAACAGGTGCAAGCCCTAAGATCATACGTGATGCAAGTTCAGTTCCAACAGTATATGCATTATCCAGAGCAAGGAAATATTTGGATGAAAATGGTATTGGCATTGATTTGGTAATTACAGGTGGCTTGAGGGTATCCTCTGATTTTGCAAAGGCATTATCCTTAGGTGCTGATGCAATAGCCGTCGCAACAGCTGCATTGATGGCCGCAGGATGTCAGCAGTATCGTATTTGTGGCAGTGGCAATTGTCCTGTAGGCATTGCCACTCAAAATAAGGACTTAAGAAAGAGGCTGGACATTGATTTGGCTTCTAAAAGAGTATATAACTATTTGAATGTTTCATTGGAGGAAATTAAGACATTTGCAAGAATTACTGGGCATGATGATATTCATGATTTGTCCTTGGATAATTTAGCAACATTTAATAGTGAAATATCAAATTTCACTGATATTTCCCATGTTTAATTGCTTTTATTTTTTTATTTTTTTTTTTTTAATCATATTTTGATTTTATAATGATGTGCCATGATTAGGAAAATCTTATAAAATGGCAAAGATTTATAAATGAGCAAATGTATAAATTCTGTATTAAAATATGGGGTTATGTAATGGAAGAGGAATATATTTCAGTGTCTCAGCTTACAGACTATATAAAGAAACTGATCAATTCAGACTCTAGATTGAAGCAAGTCTATGTAAGAGGAGAAATATCTAATTTTAAGCGTTATTCGTCTGGGCATTGCTATTTCAGCCTAAAGGATGAAGGTAGTGTTATTCCGGGGGTCATGTTTTACGGATTTGCCTCTAAACTTAAATTTGAACCTAAAAATGGAATGAAGGTTTTGGTTAGAGGATATGTGGATGTTTATAAATCACGTGGAAACTATCAATTGTACGCTCAAAGGATTACTGAAGATGGATTAGGCGAATTGCATATTGCATTTGAGCAATTAAAGAAGGAACTGGAAAGCAAAGGCTATTTTGATGATGATTTGAAAAAGCCAATACCTAAGTTTCCTAAAAAGGTAGGGGTTGTCACTGCTGCTACTGGAGCAGCCATTAGGGATATTGTAACAACAATAAAGAGAAGATGGCCTTTATGCGAAATCATTTTATTCCCATCTCTTGTTCAAGGAAATTTGGCAGCAAACAATATTGTAAGGCAAATATTTGTTGCTGACAATGAATTTGAGCTGGACACTCTTATTGTAGGGAGAGGTGGAGGAAGCATAGAGGATTTATGGGCATTTAATGAAAGGATTGTTGCAAAGGCAATACTTGTATGTAAAACTCCTGTAATAAGTGCTGTAGGACATGAAATCGATTGGACCATTGCAGACTATGTTGCAGATAAGAGGGCAGCAACTCCAACTGCAGCTGCAGAAATTGCTGTTCCGGACATTAGAGAGATAAGTTCAAAAGTGGATGATTTTAATTCAAGAGCAAACAATGTGATGGCCAAGCAACTAAATGATAATCTTGATAAATTCGAAAGGATAAAAAATAGGCCTTTATTCAAGAATCCATATATGATTCATGAAAGGAAAGTGATGGATTTGGATTTTATTAAAGGTAGATTAGTCTCTTCTTCAAGAGAAATGATTCATTCAAATCAAATGAGATTATCTAAAGTCAAGAATTCTAATGTTTTTAGAGATCCCCAATCAATTTTAGATGAGAAAACCAATACCTTATCCAGGAATATTGATAAATTAAAGGTTTTAAATCCTTTATTGACCATACAAAGAGGATATGCAGTGGCAAGATCTAAAGGAAGGGTAGTGTCACATGCAAAAGACTTAAATAAAGATGATGAAGTGGAATTGCGATTCAAGGATGGCAAAGTGAATACAAGAGTTTTATAATTTTAGAATTGATATTAAAAAAGATTAAATCAAAGGTGATATGATGGTAGAAGAAAAGGAAAATTTTAGCTTTGAGGAAAAATTGGCAGAATTGGAAAAAATCGTGAACAACTTGGAAACAGGTGAAGTTTCTTTAGATGATGCAATAGAGGAGTTTAAGAAAGCAATGGTTTTAGTCAAGGAATGTGACGAAAAACTAAACAGTGCGCAGGAAGCTATTGCAAAAATAGTGAATAATAATAAAGAAGTAGTTGATTTTGAAATAAAAGAATAATTTTTAAAAATAGAAATAAGAAGATATTAATCTTCTTTTTTTAATTTATTTTAACTTTTTTTAATAAACTTAAACGACACCTAATAATATATTTTATAGATTTTTAATAGACTTGAGTATACTCCAATAAATACTCTGAGTAATTCTTATCAAGTATCCTTAATGCAGAGGCATACTGTGGGCTTGTAGCAGACCTTTCCTCTACAAGGTTTCTCAAGCTGCTGTTTTTCATGTGTTCCCTAACTTCCCTTAAGACGAAGTCAATTGTATTCTTGTTGTATGCTTCAAGCTCTTCCCTACTCATTTCATAAAGATTGTAGCTTTCTAAATCATAGTTCTTGGTTGGGCTCATAAGCACATTGATATAACTGTAATACTCTCCTATGTCATCGAAGAAAGCATCCACTCCCATATATGCAAGAAGGGGAATGAATTGGGCTTCAGCAAATGGGAATATCAGATAACTGGATGGTTTCATGTTTTGCCTTAGTGCAACAATCAAGTCAACCAAATCCCTCGGATGGAGAAGGAGATCATCTGCATTGGCTATAATGAATCCATTGTATCCAAGTTCCTCAAGTTCCTTTAGACATTTGATTCTCAAGTCAATGTATTTGCTTCCTTGAATGACAGCTATTTCCTTATCTTCAACTAGCTTTGCTTTTTCAATGGTTTGATTAACGCTCCACTGTGCTATTTCCTTTTCAACATCATAAGCTGAGGATTCATCATCAGCTATGGAAAAGTCATTCTTGTTGATTATTGCTGGAGTTTCCAAATCTCCAAGTTTCCCATATCTTCCAGGTCCGTCATGGCTTTTGATTTCAAATTGTTTCATTTTATCCTTGATTCCTTAATTTATAATGATTCAATTAATTATCTATATCTTTTTATAATTAATGTTTTTGTAAGTTTTTTTTATTCGGATTTTCTGTTTACTATATGTATGATTGAATAATTTTTAATATTTTTATAATATATTTATAAATTGGTTAATAATAATTAAAATTAATTTACATAGTTCATATTCAGTTAACTAAATTTATACTTAATTCAATTAATTTAGTAAACTTTTTATATAGTGAAGAATATATTATCTATAATACATATTATTAATACTAACTACAAATGATTCCCTTAATTAGGGGGGATTTTTATGAATGAAAATGAAACAATTGTTCCAGAACACGTAAATTACTTAATGAGCCTATTGAAAAGCTATGAATTCTTTTTTAAAAAAAACATGGAAAATATTGATATAAACATTGGGGAAATACCAATTCTATTGGAAATTTATGCAAACGAAGGTCTCAATCAAATAGATCTTGTAAGAAGATTCCATGTGACTGAAGCTAACATAAGTAAAACCACTAAAAACCTATTGATTAAAGGTTTAATCACTAAAACTATTGATGCTGAAAACAACACTAAAAAAATATTATTGTTGACAGAAGATGGAAAAGAAGCTTGTCAAATTTTACTTTACATATTTGATCAATGGAAAGAAGCAATAAGGGGAGACCTTACTAGTGATGAGATGATTGCATTTTCCAAAACTTTGAAAAAGCTTTCTGATAATTCAGTTGATTTATTATCTAAAGACAATTAATTTTTTTAATTTTTTCTATTTTTATTTTCTTATTTTTATCTATTTTTTAATTAAACTCTATTATTTAAATTCATTAGTTTCATCTCTTTCATTTTATGAAAATCTATTTTTTTTTAAAATTTTCCTGATTTTTTATCTCTATTTTAATCGATTATTTTTTTAATTTAAGGCTAACCTAAACTTTATCAAATAGTGTAACCTTTTAGGTTACACTTTCAAAATTTTTCAAAACCTTTATATACTATTCTAATATAATTATAATTAAGGACGTGAGGTAAACCTATGATTGTCCTAGGTGTGTTTTTCAATGTCTGTGTTAGATACTCTTAAATCCCTCATCGGTAGGGCAAATAAAGATATAGAAGAGAATTTATCTAAAGAAGCAGAGTCTGTTGAAGAAGCTGCTGACGCTATACAGACATCTTCAGAAGAGGAAATTGAAACCAAATCTGATTCTGAAACTATTTCTGAAGAAGAAGTTGCTGAAGAAGTAGCTGAAACTGAAGAAGAAGTTGCTGAAGAAGTAGCTGAAGCTGAAGAAGTAGCTGAAGCTGAAGAGGCTCCTGTTGAAGAAGAAGCTGTTGAAGAAGCAGTTGAAGAGGTTCCTGAAGAGGAAGTTTCTTTAGATAATGCGGAAGAATCAATTGATGATAAACTTTCAGAAGATGAAGAGTCTTTAGAAGTAGCTATTGAAGAAGTTGCGGAAGAAGAAGCTTCAGAAGAAAATGAAGAGAGCGATAATATGACTTTATTAAAAGAAAATGATATATATTCAATGGATGATATTGATAAAGAATTTACTCAAAAATTCGTTGATGCTGGAATTGAAACTGTAGACCACTGTTTCCAATGTGGTACCTGTGGTGGAGGATGTCCTTCTGGTAGAAGAACTCCTTACAGAGTAAGACAAATTGTAAGAAAATGTTTATTAGGACTCAGAGAAGAAGTAGTATCTGATCCTGCATTATGGATGTGTACCACCTGTTACACCTGTCAAGAAAGATGTCCTAGAAGTGTAAAAATCGTAGACATCATCAAAATGGCACGTAACGAAGCAGCTAAAGCTGGATACATGGCAGATGCACACAAAGCAACTGGTTCATTCGTAATTAAATTTGGTCAC is drawn from uncultured Methanobrevibacter sp. and contains these coding sequences:
- a CDS encoding PD-(D/E)XK nuclease family protein, which translates into the protein MANKLTLSKSKINTFIECPRKFKYRYIDEITEEANKYMLLGTEVHEIAEEIAIELMEGNEIDDVFLNLEYDEKLEDHIRGLEKFFKDIYSNGYEIFSVEEYIVDDESNMNGIVDIVIKNSRDELIIFDYKTGKPRNIDKYKLELCVYKILLESKYLDLNVVSAGIYFTSSAAYRIANFGSHSGDYFKSQSKEDIGDGDFDYVETIVDNLYETIDKNYFKKEKGFLCKYCFYKEMCDGDFG
- a CDS encoding zinc ribbon domain-containing protein, producing MQCPFCGEHVTGGDLTCPHCGADLSSFDDECPFCGVLIDSSEILCPNCGVNICEYWYGER
- a CDS encoding glutamate synthase-related protein; translation: MAIYKCSVCGHVFDEEKENKSFSELERCPVCKHPANVFNKVVEGSGDYNAESTGEVVEGSGDYNAESTGEVVEGSGNHKNGGDSFSSLEYPKETARLDDSIPHMSDIHEMAVTGNSIIGAMATQLPMPDWDDMLIIANQLNPFPLDEHAEVKTRTVIGKNAKKPMVLESPIYISHMSFGALSYETKIALAKGSAMAKTAMCSGEGGILADEMDSSYKYIFEYVPNHYSLTKENLLNCDAIEIKIGQGTKPGMGGHLPAEKITEEIAEIRGKPMGEDIISPSLYDEIKSKEDLKDLITYLREESDGRPIGVKIAAGRIEEDLEFICFAEPDFITIDGRGGATGASPKIIRDASSVPTVYALSRARKYLDENGIGIDLVITGGLRVSSDFAKALSLGADAIAVATAALMAAGCQQYRICGSGNCPVGIATQNKDLRKRLDIDLASKRVYNYLNVSLEEIKTFARITGHDDIHDLSLDNLATFNSEISNFTDISHV
- the xseA gene encoding exodeoxyribonuclease VII large subunit produces the protein MEEEYISVSQLTDYIKKLINSDSRLKQVYVRGEISNFKRYSSGHCYFSLKDEGSVIPGVMFYGFASKLKFEPKNGMKVLVRGYVDVYKSRGNYQLYAQRITEDGLGELHIAFEQLKKELESKGYFDDDLKKPIPKFPKKVGVVTAATGAAIRDIVTTIKRRWPLCEIILFPSLVQGNLAANNIVRQIFVADNEFELDTLIVGRGGGSIEDLWAFNERIVAKAILVCKTPVISAVGHEIDWTIADYVADKRAATPTAAAEIAVPDIREISSKVDDFNSRANNVMAKQLNDNLDKFERIKNRPLFKNPYMIHERKVMDLDFIKGRLVSSSREMIHSNQMRLSKVKNSNVFRDPQSILDEKTNTLSRNIDKLKVLNPLLTIQRGYAVARSKGRVVSHAKDLNKDDEVELRFKDGKVNTRVL
- the xseB gene encoding exodeoxyribonuclease VII small subunit, which translates into the protein MMVEEKENFSFEEKLAELEKIVNNLETGEVSLDDAIEEFKKAMVLVKECDEKLNSAQEAIAKIVNNNKEVVDFEIKE
- a CDS encoding archaeosine tRNA-ribosyltransferase codes for the protein MKQFEIKSHDGPGRYGKLGDLETPAIINKNDFSIADDESSAYDVEKEIAQWSVNQTIEKAKLVEDKEIAVIQGSKYIDLRIKCLKELEELGYNGFIIANADDLLLHPRDLVDLIVALRQNMKPSSYLIFPFAEAQFIPLLAYMGVDAFFDDIGEYYSYINVLMSPTKNYDLESYNLYEMSREELEAYNKNTIDFVLREVREHMKNSSLRNLVEERSATSPQYASALRILDKNYSEYLLEYTQVY
- a CDS encoding MarR family winged helix-turn-helix transcriptional regulator, translating into MNENETIVPEHVNYLMSLLKSYEFFFKKNMENIDINIGEIPILLEIYANEGLNQIDLVRRFHVTEANISKTTKNLLIKGLITKTIDAENNTKKILLLTEDGKEACQILLYIFDQWKEAIRGDLTSDEMIAFSKTLKKLSDNSVDLLSKDN
- the hdrC gene encoding CoB--CoM heterodisulfide reductase subunit C is translated as MSVLDTLKSLIGRANKDIEENLSKEAESVEEAADAIQTSSEEEIETKSDSETISEEEVAEEVAETEEEVAEEVAEAEEVAEAEEAPVEEEAVEEAVEEVPEEEVSLDNAEESIDDKLSEDEESLEVAIEEVAEEEASEENEESDNMTLLKENDIYSMDDIDKEFTQKFVDAGIETVDHCFQCGTCGGGCPSGRRTPYRVRQIVRKCLLGLREEVVSDPALWMCTTCYTCQERCPRSVKIVDIIKMARNEAAKAGYMADAHKATGSFVIKFGHGVPINDKTKELRKAIGLDELPPTVHSFPEALEEVQKICAACEFDKLIGFNMETGELE